One segment of Leptodactylus fuscus isolate aLepFus1 chromosome 7, aLepFus1.hap2, whole genome shotgun sequence DNA contains the following:
- the PRCC gene encoding proline-rich protein PRCC isoform X2 — MSLVAYASSEESDSESEMAPESSGGLLSSLPPPRKDGPPGQAEASGYPATYARQSPGEQEQHSPGYYGPPGVYGLSYPPGYGPPPPTYGSPGYPTSPGYAGYNLSFPPPGMNLPPPQGGHGMALPPPHGGPGMNHPPPHGGPGINHPPPHGGPGMNHPPPHGGPGINHPPPQGGPGMNLPPPQGGPNMNVPPPPGGLSLPPPTHPSPGLNLPPPQGGSGLRLPPPQNTHGLNLPPPQNNSGLNLPPPTGGLGMTLPPPPQSGSGLNLPPPMGGHAMNLPPPQVSGGLSLPPPINSQGLNIPPPQQSSGSSMALPPPKVTGQGMNLPPEKENSKPKKRAEPVKISVPELQAGDSDSDEDEPSRKRTVIQSSKEGFGLSSLLPQPKNAPGGEAKRQLLPYSFLKKASEAPSEAKLPKATPLSKPKLTASPEVSHTPSPSAIKAAAKNAALQVTKQITQEEDDDSDEEFRQGNFFSLSESSEAPAAPSESFTYPLPAVNDDEGPPGVDPLELQNDAANAPLEFKTAGGQGSSQQWSAMSGEDYGDQQYGQYPEYYPGYYGSGYYQDQEQPSSAQRDSAPSDSFMDDEAFKRLQGKRNRGREEINFVEIKGDDQLSGNQQWLTKALTEEKNMKSFSKKKGEQPTGQQRRKHQITYLIHQAKERELELKNTWSENKMSRRQTQAKYGF, encoded by the exons ATGTCTCTGGTGGCCTACGCCAGCAGTGAGGAGAGCGACTCCGAGTCGGAGATGGCGCCAGAGTCTTCCGGGGGACTCCTGTCTAGCCTGCCCCCACCGAGAAAGGACGGCCCTCCTGGACAGGCCGAAGCCTCGGGCTATCCTGCGACGTATGCCCGCCAGTCACCGGGAGAACAGGAGCAGCACAGTCCGGGATACTACGGGCCGCCGGGGGTGTACGGACTCAGCTACCCGCCAGGGTATGGACCCCCGCCCCCTACCTATGGCTCTCCAGGCTATCCCACCAGCCCGGGGTATGCAGGCTACAACCTAAGCTTTCCTCCTCCTGGTATGAATCTACCACCCCCACAAGGTGGACATGGTATGGCCCTGCCACCGCCTCATGGTGGACCAGGAATGAACCATCCACCACCTCATGGGGGTCCTGGGATAAACCATCCACCTCCCCATGGGGGACCTGGAATGAACCATCCACCACCTCATGGGGGTCCTGGGATAAACCATCCACCACCTCAGGGTGGGCCAGGCATGAACCTTCCCCCTCCCCAAGGTGGTCCGAATATGAATGTTCCACCTCCTCCAGGTGGGCTGTCCCTTCCTCCCCCTACTCACCCCAGCCCAGGACTGAATTTGCCCCCACCTCAAGGAGGGTCTGGACTACGCTTACCCCCACCCCAGAACACACATGGTTTGAACCTACCTCCCCCGCAGAACAATTCTGGCTTAAATTTGCCTCCCCCTACAGGCGGTCTTGGTATGACCCTCCCTCCTCCACCGCAATCCGGTAGCGGACTTAACCTGCCGCCCCCTATGGGCGGCCATGCGATGAACCTCCCGCCACCGCAAGTGAGTGGGGGGCTCAGCCTACCGCCACCTATCAATAGTCAAGGACTGAACATTCCCCCTCCTCAGCAGAGCTCCGGCTCCTCCATGGCGTTACCTCCACCAAAAGTCACCGGCCAAGGGATGAACCTGCCACCGGAGAAAGAAAACTCAAAGCCGAAGAAGAGAGCGGAGCCCGTAAAGATCAGCGTCCCCGAGCTGCAGGCGGGAGAC TCGGATTCTGATGAAGATGAGCCAAGTCGGAAGAGAACGGTCATTCAG AGCTCCAAGGAAGGCTTCGGTTTGTCGTCTTTACTCCCTCAACCAAAAAACGCCCCCGGCGGCGAAGCCAAGCGCCAGCTCCTCCCCTACAGCTTCCTTAAAAAGGCCTCCGAGGCTCCCAGCGAGGCCAAGCTTCCCAAAGCGACTCCATTATCTAAGCCCAAGCTCACGGCCAGTCCCGAGGTCTCCCACACGCCATCGCCGTCCGCCATCAAGGCGGCAGCAAAGAACGCGGCCCTGCAAGTCACCAAACAGATCACCCAGGAGGAGGACGACGACAGCGACGAGGAGTTCCGGCAGGGCAACTTCTTCTCCCTGTCAGAGAGCAGCGAGGCCCCTGCCGCCCCGTCTGAGAGCTTCACCTACCCGCTGCCTGCCGTGAATGACGACGAGGGGCCGCCCGGGGTAGATCCTCTCGAGCTGCAGAACGACGCCGCAAACGCTCCTCTAGAGTTCAAAACGGCAGGCGGGCAAGGGTCCAGTCAGCAGTGGTCGGCCATGTCTGGGGAGGACTACGGTGACCAGCAGTACGGCCAGTATCCGGAGTACTACCCG GGGTATTATGGCAGCGGGTACTACCAAGACCAGGAGCAGCCGTCCTCCGCACAGCGAGACAGCGCCCCCAGTGACTCCTTCATGGACGATGAAGCT TTTAAGCGGCTCCAGGGTAAGAGGAATCGGGGAAGGGAGGAGATCAATTTTGTCGAGATCAAAGGCGACGACCAGCTGAGCGGTAACCAACAATGGCTGACCAAAGCGCTGACTGAGGAGAAGAACATGAAGTCCTTCAGTAAG AAAAAAGGAGAACAACCGACGGGACAGCAGAGGCGGAAGCATCAGATCACCTACCTGATCCACCAG
- the PRCC gene encoding proline-rich protein PRCC isoform X1 codes for MSLVAYASSEESDSESEMAPESSGGLLSSLPPPRKDGPPGQAEASGYPATYARQSPGEQEQHSPGYYGPPGVYGLSYPPGYGPPPPTYGSPGYPTSPGYAGYNLSFPPPGMNLPPPQGGHGMALPPPHGGPGMNHPPPHGGPGINHPPPHGGPGMNHPPPHGGPGINHPPPQGGPGMNLPPPQGGPNMNVPPPPGGLSLPPPTHPSPGLNLPPPQGGSGLRLPPPQNTHGLNLPPPQNNSGLNLPPPTGGLGMTLPPPPQSGSGLNLPPPMGGHAMNLPPPQVSGGLSLPPPINSQGLNIPPPQQSSGSSMALPPPKVTGQGMNLPPEKENSKPKKRAEPVKISVPELQAGDSDSDEDEPSRKRTVIQSSKEGFGLSSLLPQPKNAPGGEAKRQLLPYSFLKKASEAPSEAKLPKATPLSKPKLTASPEVSHTPSPSAIKAAAKNAALQVTKQITQEEDDDSDEEFRQGNFFSLSESSEAPAAPSESFTYPLPAVNDDEGPPGVDPLELQNDAANAPLEFKTAGGQGSSQQWSAMSGEDYGDQQYGQYPEYYPQGYYGSGYYQDQEQPSSAQRDSAPSDSFMDDEAFKRLQGKRNRGREEINFVEIKGDDQLSGNQQWLTKALTEEKNMKSFSKKKGEQPTGQQRRKHQITYLIHQAKERELELKNTWSENKMSRRQTQAKYGF; via the exons ATGTCTCTGGTGGCCTACGCCAGCAGTGAGGAGAGCGACTCCGAGTCGGAGATGGCGCCAGAGTCTTCCGGGGGACTCCTGTCTAGCCTGCCCCCACCGAGAAAGGACGGCCCTCCTGGACAGGCCGAAGCCTCGGGCTATCCTGCGACGTATGCCCGCCAGTCACCGGGAGAACAGGAGCAGCACAGTCCGGGATACTACGGGCCGCCGGGGGTGTACGGACTCAGCTACCCGCCAGGGTATGGACCCCCGCCCCCTACCTATGGCTCTCCAGGCTATCCCACCAGCCCGGGGTATGCAGGCTACAACCTAAGCTTTCCTCCTCCTGGTATGAATCTACCACCCCCACAAGGTGGACATGGTATGGCCCTGCCACCGCCTCATGGTGGACCAGGAATGAACCATCCACCACCTCATGGGGGTCCTGGGATAAACCATCCACCTCCCCATGGGGGACCTGGAATGAACCATCCACCACCTCATGGGGGTCCTGGGATAAACCATCCACCACCTCAGGGTGGGCCAGGCATGAACCTTCCCCCTCCCCAAGGTGGTCCGAATATGAATGTTCCACCTCCTCCAGGTGGGCTGTCCCTTCCTCCCCCTACTCACCCCAGCCCAGGACTGAATTTGCCCCCACCTCAAGGAGGGTCTGGACTACGCTTACCCCCACCCCAGAACACACATGGTTTGAACCTACCTCCCCCGCAGAACAATTCTGGCTTAAATTTGCCTCCCCCTACAGGCGGTCTTGGTATGACCCTCCCTCCTCCACCGCAATCCGGTAGCGGACTTAACCTGCCGCCCCCTATGGGCGGCCATGCGATGAACCTCCCGCCACCGCAAGTGAGTGGGGGGCTCAGCCTACCGCCACCTATCAATAGTCAAGGACTGAACATTCCCCCTCCTCAGCAGAGCTCCGGCTCCTCCATGGCGTTACCTCCACCAAAAGTCACCGGCCAAGGGATGAACCTGCCACCGGAGAAAGAAAACTCAAAGCCGAAGAAGAGAGCGGAGCCCGTAAAGATCAGCGTCCCCGAGCTGCAGGCGGGAGAC TCGGATTCTGATGAAGATGAGCCAAGTCGGAAGAGAACGGTCATTCAG AGCTCCAAGGAAGGCTTCGGTTTGTCGTCTTTACTCCCTCAACCAAAAAACGCCCCCGGCGGCGAAGCCAAGCGCCAGCTCCTCCCCTACAGCTTCCTTAAAAAGGCCTCCGAGGCTCCCAGCGAGGCCAAGCTTCCCAAAGCGACTCCATTATCTAAGCCCAAGCTCACGGCCAGTCCCGAGGTCTCCCACACGCCATCGCCGTCCGCCATCAAGGCGGCAGCAAAGAACGCGGCCCTGCAAGTCACCAAACAGATCACCCAGGAGGAGGACGACGACAGCGACGAGGAGTTCCGGCAGGGCAACTTCTTCTCCCTGTCAGAGAGCAGCGAGGCCCCTGCCGCCCCGTCTGAGAGCTTCACCTACCCGCTGCCTGCCGTGAATGACGACGAGGGGCCGCCCGGGGTAGATCCTCTCGAGCTGCAGAACGACGCCGCAAACGCTCCTCTAGAGTTCAAAACGGCAGGCGGGCAAGGGTCCAGTCAGCAGTGGTCGGCCATGTCTGGGGAGGACTACGGTGACCAGCAGTACGGCCAGTATCCGGAGTACTACCCG CAGGGGTATTATGGCAGCGGGTACTACCAAGACCAGGAGCAGCCGTCCTCCGCACAGCGAGACAGCGCCCCCAGTGACTCCTTCATGGACGATGAAGCT TTTAAGCGGCTCCAGGGTAAGAGGAATCGGGGAAGGGAGGAGATCAATTTTGTCGAGATCAAAGGCGACGACCAGCTGAGCGGTAACCAACAATGGCTGACCAAAGCGCTGACTGAGGAGAAGAACATGAAGTCCTTCAGTAAG AAAAAAGGAGAACAACCGACGGGACAGCAGAGGCGGAAGCATCAGATCACCTACCTGATCCACCAG